The Malus domestica chromosome 10, GDT2T_hap1 nucleotide sequence TTCATTTAACTTTTTTTCTCCATTCCTACGGAATGGGTCATATCATCTAGTATCCAGAGCCCAGGTGTGCTTCCATGGGCAAACGCCCTGCATCGGTGCCCATGGTCGACGTTTTGAAGGTGTGACTCGACCGGCAGTTTCCGCAGCAGCAAATCATCACTcaaattgtaacatcccacatcgcccagggaagtgatctttaaatgtatattcacatccctatcaagcacgaggtcttttggaagctcactggcttcgggttccgtcggaacttcgaagttaagcgagaaggtggccagagcactcctatgatgggtgacctactgggaagctgctcgtgagttcccagaaacaaaaccgtgagggcgtgatcggggcccaaagcggacaatatcgtgcaacggtggtggagcgggcctgggaagtgatccgccctgggtcgggatgtgacaaatagtatcagagccaatccctggtcggaagtgtgccaacgaggacaTCGGGGCATCTAaaagggtggattgtaacatctcacatcgcccaggggagtgatccttaaatgtatattcacatccttacctagcacgaggcattttgggatctcactggcttcgggttccgtcggaactccgaagttaagcgagaaggtggccagagcacttttgtgatgggtgacccactgggaagttgctcgtgagttcccagaaacaaaactatgagggcgtggtcggggctcaaagcggacaatatcgtgctacggtggtggagcgggcccaggAAGTGATCCACcctaggccgggatgtgacacaaaTCCACAACTTCCGTGACAAGGTCACGATGATGAACCTCCATTAGGTTGAGCTAGAGCACCAACTCACTGATATGCAACACTCTCTCGCAAATCTGGTAGTCCTCAATGCTCGATAGGACCAATTCCAAGAGACTTGTCTTGAAGAGCTCCGATCTCTAAAGACCAAACCCCTCACTCTTCCTCAACGCACATGGAGTACTTCTCTTCACCATTCCTCAGCCCACCCGAAGACCCTTTTCGCCACTTGTCCTTCGTCCCTCTCTCCCACCACGTCGCCATTCCACTCATTTTCCCACCTCGTTGGTCATTTACCCTTCCCTATATATTTACCCCAGCCACATGCCATTGTTCCCCCTTCTCACCGGCCCTCTCTACCAACCTCATTTGCACCGGGTGCACCCACACCCCTGTTTGGAACCTTCTGCATTTTCGCTTCCCTACTATTTGGCACAACTTCCTCGTCCCACTCTTCATCTTCTGTAGCTCCAACCACCCAATCATTCCAATGTTTCTCCATCTTCTTTATACATCAAACCACCCACCCCCCGCCCTCATCACCACTACCCTTATCTCCAACTGAGCTCTACTGGGCAGCTACGACGACCCCAACAAGACGCCCACCTCCTTTTCCGACTCATCCTCTCCCTCCACCTCACTCCTCTTCAAACCCCCAATTGCAGACCCATCATCGTCGCCGTCCCCTTCGCCATATTCAACCGACCTCCAAATCCTTCCCAACTCCCTCCGCTCTGTTTCCTTCTACTCTCACGACCATAACCTCTTCTTCAACTCCAGCAACTCGCACTACAACCCAAGCCTCTTTCACTATGTCATCTTCTCGATCCGCTTTTTCCTGCAGCTACCTCCTCAACCGCGTCACTCAATCCACGACCTCCGCCACCGTTTAGCTCCAGACAGTTTCAGCGTCTCAAAATAGCAAGGATTTCGGGAAGGAAAAAATAACCAACTAATTCACCAGGAAATGCTCGATCGGGCAGGTGTGCCAGGTGATCGGAGCTGTCGTTGATGTGAGGTTCGAGGAAGGGCTTCCCCAATCTTGACCGCGCTTAAGGTGTTGGACAACTCAATCCAGTTAATGCTCGATGTGGCTCAGCACTTGGGTGAGTATAAGGTCAGGACCATTGCTCAGGATGAGACTGAGATACTTATGAGAGAACATCGTATGCTCAACACTAGTTCTCCGATCACTGTTATTGTTGGAATGGCTACCCTTGGTCATATCATGAACGTCGTTAGAGAGCCCATTGACCATAGAGGGGATATCAATACCGATCACTTTCTACCCATTCATAGAGAAGCTCCTACCTTCGTTGAGCAAGCAACTAAGCAGCAGATCCTTGTTACTAGAATCAAGGTTGTCGACCTTCTTGCTCCCTACCAAATAGGAGGAAAAATTGGATTGTTCGGTGGTGCCGGTGTTGGAAAAATTGTGCTTATTATGGAACTTATCCATAACATTGCTAAGGTTCACAGTGGTTTCTCTGTGTTTGCTGGTGTTGGAGAACGTACTCGCGAGGGTAATGACTTGTACAGGGAAATGATTGAGAGTGGTGTCATTAAGCTAGGTGAAAAGTATGCTAACAACAAATGTGCTCTAGCGTATGGTCAACTAAATGAGCCCCCTGGTGCTCATGCTCGTGTTGGTTTGACTAGGCTCACTGTGGTTGAACACTTCCGTGATGCTGACAGGGTCTTTTTGAATGAGATAAATATTGATGTGAACATGACTGAGCACCATTACAGGGATTACATGTTCTAAGATGCACTCAAGACTGGTTTTACGATCTTCAGGCTTTTAGGGATAAGTACAGGCTTTCATGTGCTTTTGGGAGCATAAACCGTGAATTGCTGTGGCATTTTAGGGGCGCAGACAAGTCTTATTACTCCAATTTGTCCGCACTATGCAGAATATGTCTAAAGGGAACTTTTGAAAACGGAAGGGTTTGTGGTCAATGCAGGATGGCCTGTGTCTGATTATCCAGATATAATCTTCCATAATGCTAACAAGTATTTGCAACATTCCATTGTTGTACTGAGGTaactttttgaaaagaaaacttCAGGCTCAACGAAAGCTAATAAGAAGGGTCATCTAGTTAAAGCATCGACGGAAACCACAAGGTTGATTGGtttaatatatgtaaatgaGCAATTCGATGGATGGAAGGCGAAGTGTTTGAGGATACTACAGAGTAACTTGGACAGTGATACTCGCACTTTTGCTCCAAACAAGGTAATTCTGGATGCTTTgcaaagaagtttaattagtttaatttatGTGCCAGCTGATGACTTGACAGATCCTACTTCTGCCACTACCTTTGCTCACTTGGATGCCACAACTGTGTTGTCACGACAAATCTCTGAGCTTGGTATCTACCCTGAATTCTCACTTAATTATCTTGATTGCTGGTTCCTAAAGAATTATTTACTAACTAGAAATGTTCAGCATGATACTAAGACCATTTTGGTTTCTCCCACTACCTTGTTGACTAGCACCTTTGGATGGGTGAGTTCGTGTTATGTGGATAGTTTTGTACGGATGATTGTTGGGAAAGTATTTGATGAAATGTTGCTTGGTCATTATGATGCATTGAATGTATACGGTGCGAGCCCAGGTATATATAGGTAGCTCCCCATTCATTTTTTCGGAACACAACTGAATGAAGGGTCAATCTCTGCATCCCTTGGCTCTAAGCAGTTACCAGGCTTATTGACTTCGAGCTGCCTGTGAAATAACCATCAGCATCAGATAGTTCTACGATTACTAAATCGTCAACTTGCAATCCTATGTGTTTAGATGGGAGTGATTGAGCTAGTAGTTACATGTTTGATTCAGAGTGTTCGGGTGTCATGAGCAGAATTCAAGCTTGTAAGACAGTAGAAGAGTATGGACAATCTGAATTCAAGGATGTATCATGTGGGAAAACCATATGGCATGACTTGGCGAATGCAGCAGGAACTCATAATTTTGAACTCAAATATATAGATGGCATGTCTCCTACAAACAGGCTTCTATAAGAATTTAAGCTGCTGTGGACATCTATAATTATTGCAGAAGACACATGTTGTCTGGCTCCTCGGTTTATACAAAGGTCATATGGCACAACAGCATATATATATTGTGTTGGTTTAACCAATTTAGTGGAAAAGCTAAGGTGTGGGGAACACATATGACACGTGGACTGCAAAGACCTTTTACACAGCTACTGCAAGCTCAATATTATTCCAATGGCCACATATTTGAgtgttaaaagtgatttggaaTTCATTGCTCCCCCGTATGTAACTTCGGTTTATGGCTCATATGCATTTGAAAGCTATTTTCCAAAATGTCTACATTTATTCAAGGCTCTTGTTGATCTACACTTtcagggtgcgtttgttgcaccggactatctcggactggactagctttagggactaagttggactgggttagactagactaagctggactgtcttagtgaagcgtttgatgcagtgtcggactaaacaACAGGATAacaacaaattctaatattatattttttcatttatattttattaatattttatattatttaatacatatttagtaatattttattacttcCACTGTCTATTTGCTTTTTCATTCTGAAACCACCCATCTccatttcttcctaattttgctccgaccctctccctctcttcgtctttttcttttcctttccacTCTCTCCTTCCTCAAAACAGCGTCATTCATCACCCCCTtttgttctcttttttttttccctttccttttctttgctgTTGTGATTCCTCTAAAGACCGAGGCGAACGCTAAGCCGAGGGAGGATGACGACTAGCCCGAAGAAGGAGAGATCATCGGCAACCAAGACTCGGCGTCGTCGAAGCCTTCGAAGGGAATTGCACCGTAGTCTCACGCCCTGGAGCACTCCTGGACCTTCTGGTTCAATAGC carries:
- the LOC108174228 gene encoding ATP synthase subunit beta, mitochondrial-like, which codes for MLDVAQHLGEYKVRTIAQDETEILMREHRMLNTSSPITVIVGMATLGHIMNVVREPIDHRGDINTDHFLPIHREAPTFVEQATKQQILVTRIKVVDLLAPYQIGGKIGLFGGAGVGKIVLIMELIHNIAKVHSGFSVFAGVGERTREGNDLYREMIESGVIKLGEKYANNKCALAYGQLNEPPGAHARVGLTRLTVVEHFRDADRVFLNEINIDVNMTEHHYRDYMF